A stretch of DNA from Schizosaccharomyces osmophilus chromosome 2, complete sequence:
CTTCCAAAAACATGGGGAAAGACCATGGAGAAGGATCGGAGAGTTAAATCTCAAGGCCAGaataaacaatcaaaacatcattttaagaaaaagcaatctAGAAGGATTGTTTCCGATACCACTGCTGTAGGTGAACAACATTCGGCAGGTAAAGAGAATTTTAGTCAAGCACCAACTAAAAAAGGTGCAActtcaacaaaattcaCGTCTGCCACGAAAGCAGGTAAGAATAATGTAAatcgaagaagaagaagaaaatctAGTAAAAAATTTGCGGACAATAATAAGGACAAGGATGTCTCGATTGAATCCAATAATTCCTTGGAAAATAAGCCGACAAATGGAGAGTTCGAcgataaacaaaatatcAATAACGATCACAAACGGCccataaaaaatgtttttgaaaatgataaGAACATTGGTCAATCCAGCTTTATTAGGAAGTTATCTGAAAGTTCAGACAATACCGAAACAGCTCCTGTCATTCCAACGCACCAGAACCGCTTTGCGGAATATGGTACTACTTCCTTTAGCACACCAGAGAAAGGCAGACATGAAACACCAGATATCAACACCATGTTACGTCAAAGCAGTAATCGTGGAAGTGCTCGTCGCCGTGTGTTGGATCAGATGAATACCCCATTGGCCCATAAAAGCTTCAATCAAAATGGTTTAAGTGAGCTAGAATTGGAGACACCTAGCAAGTCCAGCTATACGGAAAGATTGGAAGCTCTAAAATCTGAGTCGTTTCAGAATTCAAAACGGGTTCATCATTTAGAAAGTGCAAGGCCTGAACCCCCATCACCTGCATCACCTCTTTCGTCTGTGCCTGTTACTCCTAGTCCAAGTAGGTCGAAACGAGCGCATGAAATGCTTGCAGGCCTTTTGTCTGGCAGGCTGGCTTCTAAGGATAATCTTGACGttgaaaagtaaaacagcaactttctttttaatatgATTCACCGATCGGTAATGgtgaattcatttttgtatatttttttgatatctatttttgttcttctaaGGATTCCCTTtaatttttgcaaatcGATTAATAAGCACAATTTTGTATAtaccttttatttttcttttcttttccttttgatcTTATTATTTATGCGTTTGATCAATCTAGTATCTGAAGGTGCATAAGTCTGGAATCATTCAATGAAGAACACAGGTAATGATTATTGCAGCATTTTTACTTTGCATATTCATGTTTAAACTTGGAACaaatataatgaaaagctACAAGTCCTAGCTTTGGATGATTCAAGTGGTATCCCTTTAGGCAATCTTTTACTTTGTATAACTACTACCTTTTTGCATATAAAGCAtagaaatatatataatttctgttttaattttatgTACAATCAAGTTTAGTATCTAGCTTGTTCAGCCTGCTATTTGATAAACATTTTTATACGCACTGGATGCTTTTGTATAACCATAAAATACTTGGAGGAACGAAATGATCATATTGCTCTTTACTttcttgtaattttttaacATACGTGATAATGGATAGCACATAGAGCTTACCCAATTTGCGACAATAGTATAAATGCATCGTATGAATGCCAATGAGTCCGTACAACCTCCACGACATAAGCCACaaagaagagcaagaaTAGTTCAGCAATTGTTTCTAGTCGATTTGAATTCGATACTTGCTTCTCTAAACATGtttatttcaaagaaactccataaaataatataattgtatatttttgtaattcgCCAATACATGACTTATGATTCACCAATGCTGAATTCTCATTTGACAATTGACCTCTTGGGGAGTAATAACTACCACCACTACCAAAGGCTTtagaaattcatttttaacAGAGGCTACCCTTTTCTTTGAGTAATTTCTGGATTTAGGGATTGTTTCGGTGTTCTTATTTGCTACTTCTTTAGTCAAGCAGGAATCGTTGCTATACAATGGATGAATCTCGAAATATAATCATTGTCGGAGGTAAGACGAAAGGATGAGGGAACAGAAGGaaatgaaggaaatgaTGCTTGAGGTACACACTCATAATTTCCACGCACGCacaaaagaataagaaaaCAACGAAATTTCGGTTGCGTTGGCGAAGTCTCAAGAGTGTATGAACTAAATTTCGTAAAAGACACGTTTTGTTCAAACTTTTACAGCCTTAAGGGATACAGTATTTTGTAATCTGTATGATGTTGTTATACTTCTGCACTTTTCCTCCCTTTTTGTATAATAATGTGTGTACTTTTATTAACGTCCTTGCTCAGGTGGTGTTACAGGCACCAGTTGCTTGTATTTTCTTGTGAATCATCCTAATTTCAACAGAGAACGTGATACAATAACTCTGTTTGAAAGTTCTGGGATTGCCTCAGCGGCCTCTGGCAAGGCTTCCGGCTTTCTCTCGTTAGAATGGCACGGACCTTCCACCAGCTCATTAGCTGCTCTCTCTTACAACCTCCACAGACAGCTTGCCAATGAGCACGATGGTCATAGAAAATGGGGATACCGTGCTCTAGATACCTGGTCTATTAAGGCAGACGAAAATTGTACTCATCCTGACAAGTTGTCGCCTGAAATTGAGTGGATTGAGCCTTCCATAGTAGAAAAGGTAACTCGTCTTggtaacaaaaaaaattcagcACAAGTACACCCTTACAAATTTTGCCATTCCATCTTTGAGGAGGCTAGCAAAGTAGCCAACGTTAATCTCGTGAAAGGTCATGTCATCAGCGTTGATGAAAACGAAGTTGAATATCGTTTAATCGGCGACGATTATGCACCtgatgaagacgaagagATTACTTCTGTTGAAGAACTTCATACTATACATTCTATGGAAGCGTCTCATGTCATCGTTGCAGCGGGTCCTTGGACTCCACATCTTATTCCTAACCTACGCATTTGTGGTGCTCGCATCCACAGTATCACGGTCGATCTTCCTATGAGACTTAATGGAAATGCAgttttttctgaaattgCTTATGCGGACGGAACCGTTGGTGCTCCTGAATTTTACGCTCGTGAGGATGAGTTGTATGTCTGCGGTGAATTTGATGACGAACCTTTGCCCGAGCTATCTTCGGAAACAAGGGTGGATCAGGGAAGATGTCAGGCTATTAAGGAATGTGCTGACCATTTTCATCCTGTCATTCGTGACTCCAATGTGAAAGTGCGCCAAGCTTGTTATTTGCCCATTTCGAATGCAACAGGTGCTCCTGTGATAGGAAAGATTGGATCTTCCATTTACGTGGCAGCTGCTCATGGTTGTTGGGGTATCACTTTAGGTCCTGGTACCGGAAAGGTTCTTTCGGAAATGGTTTTGGATGGGAAAGTTACAAGCGCCAACATTGATCTCTTAGATCCTGAGGGCTCTTTCGTTTAAATTTATCGCATCGTTTGTTCTTTCTCGTGTTATCCTGGTTCTATGATCATATATTCCCGCATTACTTTTGGTCTTGTAAATACAGTACCCTCGAGAGCACCCCTTTTTCTCGCCCGTTATGATGATCCCTTTTTTACAACTCTCCTTTCTCCTTGAAGCAGGTTGAATTGATGCGCGattattgatttattttacttaTTTACTGTATTATAACGGTGAATATTCAGGATATTTACCTAATAATTTTGGGTGTAAGGttattctgtttttttgcTATTCGGTTTTCCCTTATTCACAAAGTAACGAAAATTACTAGAATTATACAACTAATTTTTGAGTCTCCTGCTGACAACATTAAGAGCGTCAAATCGCTACTATGTTAGGTAAAAAGTCTTTCATTAATGCTATCCTTATATAATCtttaaattaataaaaaggCATCGACGTATGCCAGGTATAAATTATATTGAATGTATTCATCTTTTGGTCTTATTTTTCATGTAGCTTACAGTACTTTGGTTATATAAGCTACgattgtttatttttgttgcCTTGGGTTACTTAATTTACAACTCAAACTAGCCAAACTAGCAGATACAACTTCATTATAAATATTACGATTTTATTATCCATTAGTCACATACAGTGGATAGCTAAAAACGGACATTAATAAAGAAGCATATTTTCTTACAACTCATTGTATGCTTCTTCCTCTCCACTCCCCTTAgaagtttcttttgtttcattgGCGTCTTCAGCTTTAGTTTCAGAAGTAGACTTAAAAGAGGAATGCTTTTCGATAAAAGATAACAAGTCATCCAAGCTACGATTACCTTCGTAAAAGAGAGGATTCTTCTTATCGTTAGCCTTAAAGAGCATAATAGTAGGGAAACCAGAAATAGAAACGTCAAGATCATTCTCAGTCGCGTCAACTTTAGCTACTACCACATTTTTGTTGTCGGCATATTCTTCAGCCAAAGACTCAAAAGTAGGAGCAAGATTCTTGCAATGTCCACACCAGGGGGCGTAAAATTCAACGAGAACATCCTTAGTGGAGTCCATTACTACCTGATTATAATTATCGGCGACGACCACAGTCAAATCGCCTTGTGATTCGGGGACAGGTTGACTCTTAATCTTAGGTTGGAGTTTTCCATCAGAATATTCCTTGACGAACTTATCCATATTCTTGCTAGTCAAGTCAGAAGTAGGGTAAGGGAACTTGAGGAACTTGTCCAAATGAGTAATAACAAAAGCAGGCCAGTTGGACTCAATGTTCATTTGCTTAGCAACGGCACCATAGCGCAAAGCATCCAAAAAGGCAAAACGAACGGTGTCTTGGTATTGCTTAGCAATAGGTTGAAACACGTTGTATAATTCATCACGAGATTCGGTACTGttgtaaaaaataataccCAAGGGAAGTCCGCTGCTATGATATCTCTGAAAAGTCATTTGGTTTAATTCGTCCAACAAAGGGATACTGGAAAAGCCCAAAAAGTCAGCAATGTCTCCCTTTTGCCATTGGCCCTCGTAGACTATCTTGTTAGTGTCTTGTGCTGGATCCTTAGTGAAGGCAACGATTCCGGGGAAAGGGACTTCCAAAGATTTGGCCAAGTTCTTATcagaagaagcagcaaAAGCGAAACTATCCTGTAAGTTGTCAGCGACATCAGTGTAAGTAGCGTTatgcttttcatcatcaaagAATGCAATGACGGCCAAGTCTTCGCTGGTTTCGGTAAAAGTCTCAACATTATCCTTGGTAACACTCTGGACAACAGGTTGGAGTTGCTTCTTCATGTATTTAACAAGAGCATCATGGCGACGAGGACCAGAATATTGATTGCTGACGTCTCCGTTTTTGAATACTGTAAGGGTAGGATAACCGCGGATGTTGTATTCATTACAAAGATCAGCCTCCTCTGTACAATCAACCTCGATCATAGAGATATTGTCTTTCTCTAACTCTTCGGCAGCCGATTCGTACTCGGGGGCCAATGCTTTACAATGACCACACCAAGGAGCATAAAATTTAGTCATAAATAGGGCATCAGCACTCAATAATTCTTGCAATCCTGCTTTATTTACTTTAGGAACGTCTGCTGAGCTAGTGTAAAATCCGCCAGCCAAGGCAAGAAAAGCCGcaaaaaatttggtaaTATGCATATTCTATAGATTGTTTTGTTCGCAACGATGGCCTTAACCAATACTAATTATGCAAGTAGTTGGTTAAATCTATGTCGGTCTATGAGACTCGGCTCCATATAATACGCTCTATGCATTGCCCCCACTCAGTATAGTGAAATTGTGCGCAATTGCTTCCTACACTTTACGTTTGTATTAAGAGAGTTACTTTGACTCCTTAA
This window harbors:
- the pdi1 gene encoding ER protein disulfide isomerase, giving the protein MHITKFFAAFLALAGGFYTSSADVPKVNKAGLQELLSADALFMTKFYAPWCGHCKALAPEYESAAEELEKDNISMIEVDCTEEADLCNEYNIRGYPTLTVFKNGDVSNQYSGPRRHDALVKYMKKQLQPVVQSVTKDNVETFTETSEDLAVIAFFDDEKHNATYTDVADNLQDSFAFAASSDKNLAKSLEVPFPGIVAFTKDPAQDTNKIVYEGQWQKGDIADFLGFSSIPLLDELNQMTFQRYHSSGLPLGIIFYNSTESRDELYNVFQPIAKQYQDTVRFAFLDALRYGAVAKQMNIESNWPAFVITHLDKFLKFPYPTSDLTSKNMDKFVKEYSDGKLQPKIKSQPVPESQGDLTVVVADNYNQVVMDSTKDVLVEFYAPWCGHCKNLAPTFESLAEEYADNKNVVVAKVDATENDLDVSISGFPTIMLFKANDKKNPLFYEGNRSLDDLLSFIEKHSSFKSTSETKAEDANETKETSKGSGEEEAYNEL
- a CDS encoding FAD-dependent oxidoreductase involved in late endosome to Golgi transport — translated: MDESRNIIIVGGGVTGTSCLYFLVNHPNFNRERDTITLFESSGIASAASGKASGFLSLEWHGPSTSSLAALSYNLHRQLANEHDGHRKWGYRALDTWSIKADENCTHPDKLSPEIEWIEPSIVEKVTRLGNKKNSAQVHPYKFCHSIFEEASKVANVNLVKGHVISVDENEVEYRLIGDDYAPDEDEEITSVEELHTIHSMEASHVIVAAGPWTPHLIPNLRICGARIHSITVDLPMRLNGNAVFSEIAYADGTVGAPEFYAREDELYVCGEFDDEPLPELSSETRVDQGRCQAIKECADHFHPVIRDSNVKVRQACYLPISNATGAPVIGKIGSSIYVAAAHGCWGITLGPGTGKVLSEMVLDGKVTSANIDLLDPEGSFV